Part of the Arthrobacter sp. MMS18-M83 genome is shown below.
GCGGATCTTCCGCATCCCGGTAGGCATCGCCTGCCTCTGGTGGCTGATTTCGCGGAAGACGCTCAAGTTCGAGGTCACCCCCAAAGGCGCAGCCCACGCTCGCCTGAAAGGAAGCGCACCCCGCATCCTCATTGTCCTGCTGGCCATCGTCGGCGCGGTCCTGCTCTACGCCGGTGCGGGGTCCCTCGGCTGGGTCCCGTGGCGGACCGGCCCGGCGTCCACCGCCGCCGCGTGCTCCTGGCTGATCCTGGCCGCGGTCGTGCTCGCCCTCGGCATCCGCCGGATCCACGCTGCCAAATACTCGACGTCACGCCGCAACGCACACCGGATCAGCGTCCCCGTTACTGTAAAAGTCAACGGGGTCGCTACGGAACTGAGGGACATCTCGGTGGGCGGAGCATCCGTGGTGCTCCCGCTCCCGATGCTGTCCGGAGGGGCACATACCGTCCGGTTCCAACTTCCGGGGGCAGATGTCCTCGACCTCGAGGTGGTTTCGCTCACCCAGGCCGGCGACGGCTCCCAAATCGTGACCCTTAAGACGACGGACCGCGACTGGGACGCCTACCGGACGCTGTCGATGTGGCTTTTCCACACACCTGAGGGCGCCATACCCCACTTCCCGGCCGGCGTCCCCGCCGTGGCCTCCACACTCACCGCCCCGCCCCCACTGCCAGGCATGGCGATGAACGAAGCTGTCAAGGGCCCCACGACGAACTCCCGCTGACGGATAACAGGATGCGCACACACGCGCACAGTGTCACCTCGGACTAACCGCTTCGATCGAATACTCAGACGTTTCGGAAACACACGACGGAACGCCCGTTACTAGATCCCCTGCGGGCTGTCGGGTGTCATCCGCTGGGGAGGATCGACATGTCCGTCGACGGGTGGGAGAGTGTGCAATGTCATTCTTTCCGGAGGTTGAACGGGCGGTGGAACCGCGTCCAAGTCTTTGGTGTGTACCCGGGCAATAGACGGGATGCTGCACTGGTCGCGTTCTAATTCATAGACTGATGGGCAATCGGGGTGGAAAGTGTGAAGCCTAAGGTTCTAATTTCACTTGGGTGCGCGCTGGCACTGATTGCGGTGGCAGCTCGCACCAGAACCCGGACAAAACCAAGGGGGAATTGTGTCCCATATCAGGGCTTGGCGTAGCCACCAGATACCCATTCCGGCAATCCGACCTCAACCCTCACGATGTGCGCTTGAGGATCCTCCACCGGGACGGGGGACTGATCGTTTCGGTGACGGCGCCGCGCGTGCTCGACTAGTCGCCAGTGTCCACTCGTGGCGCGAGCCGCTTCGAATCAAGCCACTCCTCGTCATTCCAGAGGACAGGTGTGGCGCCGACTGGATCAAAACTAATCCTGGGATCATTGCTCTGCGCAAGGCAGACCATCCTGTGCCCGAATAGAGCCGCTTCGCGGGAGCGCTGGGCGATGATATCCAGAAGGGTCTGCGCCGCCCGGGGACAAGCCAATGCGAAGGCGTCGTATCCGAGGAACGCCAGCACGAAGTCATGCGAGATGACATCCCGAAGGCAGTCATTCAGGGCGTCTAAGTTATGGCCGTAGTAGCTCGGGAAATCAAGCGTCTCGGAGATCGCCCCGTGCATTTCCGCCTCGCTTGACCACGATGATGCGTCCAAAATAGTGACCTGGTAGCCTTGTTCGGCCAGCCATGTGGTTGTCTCATCGAACACATGCCGCCGATAGAACAACGAGACCGCCGTATTAATCAATAGGCGGAAGTCTAGATCGTGCTCAAGATCTGCCTCGGAGTCGAAAGCATTCATGCAGAGATCTTACGGTCCTTCGCCTGATGGCCAGCCTCGAGGAATTGGAGACGACCCCGGCGAGTCGAGAGACACGGGATCGGCACCGACCGAGTCATAAAATGGCCAAGTCCGCCCGGTAGCCGATCCCTTACCGGACGCTCAGCGGAGAGGATGACATTTGCGTCCGAAGCGCCCTCAAAGCCCTGCGTGAATCGTCCCCACAACTTGCCCTCTGAGGTCACCTTGCTCATGCTGACACTAGGCATCTGAAATTAGGAGTGCTGCGCCAGTTGCGGGAACTTGCTCTCCCACAACTCCCTACAACGCACAGGCAACATCAGCTCGTTCCACACCCGCACCAAAAGGCCGGCGTTCATCAGCTCAACCTGGTCCGCTCGTGCACCCTCCCGCAGGATCGCCTGAAAAGCCTTGATCACGCCCTCCGGTTCGCTTAGATCACACTCGGCCTTAGGACCCCAGTACACATGCTGCGGCAGGGTCAGGATGCCTTCTGCCGGGCCGCGCAGGTCTTCGAGGCGTTCGGGCGCTTCGTAGGAGATCACGTCCTGGATGAGGACCCGCGGTTCGCTGTGGTGCCCCGCGGTCCTGGGCTTGAGGGTGGTCATTTCGTGTCTCCTACTAGCGCGTCGCATCTCCTATTAGCGCGGCTGGTTGTTCCCGCTGGACTCAGGTTACCAAGCTGCACGAAACTCAATACAGATCCGCATCGTTCGCTTTCCGGTTTCGTGCAGTGTTTCGTGCAAACGCAGTCAATCTGCTTCCCCGGATTTCCGGGGCCTCGAAAAACGCTCCCGGACCCCGGTGGTGCCTGCACGTAAACGACCGTTACTGGTCACGCTCACTGACTTAGGGTGCCTCGTCCTGCAGCAGCTCATCGATCACTGCTCGCGCCATCTCCCGGCTGCCCCAAATCCACTCGGCCGCGAACTCATGGATGCGTGGATCATCCCAGTTTGCTGCCATTACCCCCAGCGCCGGACGGGTCTTGGCCCTGCGTGCAACATCGGACTTACTTAGGCCGGCGAGCTCTGCGACAGCCCGCTGACTCATTCCCGAGTCAAGTAACAAAGCCACAGCCTGGGACTGGGCAACATCCGCTAAGAGGTTTGCCCTGATCCTCAAAAGCCGGGCCTGGGTAATCGCACGGGCCGCTACCGCTTCAAAATCCAATTTCTGAGTCATATACCCACCGTACCAGAAGTGCCCCAAGTTTGGGGCACTTCTGGTACACGTTGCACGGGTGGTTGTAGTAACCCCCCGTCTCCGTGCATTTGATCGCGCGGGTCTTACGTAAATGGTCGCAACCAGCAATTCGCGCGGGGCCCGGCCGGCGGGCTACCACGGCACTGCGATCGCCTGCCTAACGGGCCTTCTGCTTTCTTCCCGCTTAGGCGTTTCCTGCGTTCTAGCTAGGTATCGCGCTGCATTTCCGGGCCTATGAGGTCTTTGATGAAGCCGCGTCAGCGCTAGAAAGCAACTCGTTTCGGCGTGTAAGCAGCTGCCAAAAAAGCATCACGGCGGTAATCCACAGGACTGGAACGTAAACGGCGAGGATGATCCATGACCAGTTGCTGGCCGTGTCAATCAGATGGCCGCTGATCCCTACCATCGTGGCGGACACCAGATCCGCGGTCCCTATGATCGCCGTTGCCCAAACTAGGACCCTAGCCGCTCCTCCCAACTCACGGCGTAGTGCCGCAATCGAGATCAGAGCCAGCACGGCAGTGACCAAATCTCCGAACGCGATCGTCTGCAGCGTTCCGCTGCTTGCGTTCAGGCCTCCCACGGCGCCTGCGCTGAAGATTTGCAGCGCGACGTAGCGGAAGGCATGGAACCAAAGCAGGATGGTGAGCGCCCCGGCGAGTGGTTTCCGCTTGAGGGCAGGAGCAAGATACCAAAGCGCGACCAGGGTGAACGCGATAAGAGTGAGTAGCGAGGCGATGAGGTTGGCAGCGAGAAGGTCCATCGGAGTCAGCCCACCAGCCATTTCATGGCACTCTCTCGGGTCCGGAACCATTGGGTGGGAAATTGGGCGGCCGGCCCATCGAAGACAGGGGCAGCGCCGGATTCAGCTGTCGGTCCCGGGTATCCCTCGGGCATCACGAAGGCGAACTTCTGCACACCAGCGTTGTTATAACGCGGGATGACCCTTGCGTCCCGCCAGGACATCGCGGCCTCCCGGTCTTCAAAGCCATGACGGAAAGAAGTGGCATCGATCAGGATCGCGGTTACGTCGGCGGCCGCTGCCTCTGCTGCCAGCATCATGAGGCCGGTCATCCAGTCCTCGTCGGACATGGCAGAACTTGTCTGCAGCCAAGTCAGTTCCAGGACGGGATGCTGCGCATGCCTGACAACATATCCAAATCTGTAGCGGGCCAATTCCTCAGGGGCGTTGATTTCAGTATTCACATTCTCGACGTTATGTCCCTGCCACCCTCGTCGGCCAGTGTCCAATCAGACAACCTTGGGGCCTAATCGGACACGACTTTGTCCTGCCGTCATGTGCCCCTGTAGGCGGTGGTTGAATGAAGGAATGGTTCGTGTAGTTGTGATTGCCCCCGCTGAGACCGCGTCAATCACCATGACGGGGCTGTTCGATGTCATCGGCAAAGCCGACAGGGCTTTCGGCGCGTTGGAAGGCCGTCCGGGAAGGGACACTGTCTTCGACGTGAAACTGGCGAGCCTCGACGGGAGACCAGTCCATTACCAAGACAGGGTGACGGTCAACGTGGACCTCGCCGCTGAGGAAGTTAACGCCCCGGATCTAGTGATTGTCCCGGGCCTGGATGACGATCTCGGCCCTTCGTTCGCGCTCAACGCCGCATGGGCTCCATGGCTGGCCCGATGGCACGCCGCCGGGTCCGTCGTCGCCTCCAGCTGCAGCGGGGCCTTCCTGATCGCAGAAGCCGGCCTGCTCAGCGGCCGCACGGCCACGACACACTGGCTCTACGCTGACGAGTTCCGTCGCCGGTTCCCGGCAGCGCGGCTCGCCGTCCAACGCCTGATCATCGACCACGGCGACGTGATTACCAGCGGCGGAGCGACAACCTTCCTTGACCTTGCCCTCTACTTGGTTGAGCGGTTCGCCGGCCGGGAGCGGGCTAACGCGGCCGCCAGGGTTCTGTTGATCGACGGCGCCCGCACCAGCCAGCTGCCCTACGTGACGAACGGAGCGGGGTACCGGGACCACGACGATGATTTGGTCCGCAAGGCCCAAAACCTCATCGACGCCAAATTGTCAGGATCAATTCGGGTCGAAGACCTGGCCGGGAACGTCGGACTCAGCAGCCGCACGCTCGCCCGACGCTTCCACGACGCCGTCGGACAGGCACCACAGGCGTACATCCAGTACTGCCGCGTCGACACTGCCCGCAGGCTCCTCGAGACCGGCGACTCGCCGATAGAGAACATCCGACGCCAGGTTGGCTATAGCGACCCCACGGCATTCCGGCGCGCATTCAAAGAACAAACCGGCCTCGCCCCCTCCGAATACCGGGACCGATACGGCTGGACCGCCGATGCGGGCACAGACCACTTGACCTAGACCCTTTATTGGACCGAGGTCAGCAAGCTTCTGAGCGTCCGATGAGTGAAGCCCCTGCATGATGGCGTTGACCCCATCCCCGCGTTTGATGAGGTCCGGGCTTTCCCCGCAGCCGCTCTCATCACCGCAGCCATTCACTGCCAGGACAATGGCGGTAGTTCGCGGAATCGAAGGCGCCAACGCTGAACCGTGTCCGGCCCCTCGGCACGAAGCGCCGCTTGTCCCTCAGAGCCCGTGACTCCTGAGGGCTTCCTTGATTTGATCAACCGTCGGCACGCCCACCAATCCGCGCGGGGTCCGGTATAGCCTGCAAGTGAGGTCGTTGGCTGCTGCACCATCGGGGAAGATGTCGGTTCCGTCGATGGTGATCGTTGGTGATCCTGCGAAGGCGGTCCCGATGGTGTCCTCCGAGGATTCCATCAGCCGCCTGTGGATTGCTGCGCCGCCGTGACCCAAGGCGGTCAGAGCGGCACCCAGGTGCCGTGCTGCTTCATCCGTGTTGGGGCAATCACTGATGTGAAGCAGTTCGATCTCCATGGAACCATTCTCCAGCTCTCAGTGTGCCCGTGGAGCGTGCGGATTATCGACCGGTCGGTTCCCGGCACAGGAACCGACTCCTGCGGAGTCGGTTCCATAGGTTTCATGTTGCCGGAATGCAACCTATTGTTCATCCGCCGGCAGTGAACCCGGTGTCCGTGCGCGGCCCTGGCGTGATAACAACAGTCAGTGAGGGACACTGAAAGCACTGCGACGCCGTACAGCCAGCAAAATGTCCTAGTGCTCGGGCAGCTCGGGTTTGAGGCGATTGTTCTGCCAGGTTCCACCCAGGCCCTTGACGTCGACGAACTCTTCCGGGCCGACAGCAGCCTCCGTGGTGTAGTGATAGATGGCCCGGCCGGTCCGGCGTTGCTGAGCCGGGATCAGCTCGAATACAAGATGTCAGGCCGTCTTGGGTTCGGCCGCGCCCTCCATGCCCGCGCCACGGCCGCGGACATGCTGGGCGCGTCCCATTTCTCGGTCCCGGACGCGCTCGGGATGTCCGAGGCGGTCGCGGTCATCCTGGAAAGGCCCGAAGCGACCCGTTACCAGGATCTGCTCGTCGTCGGCGAGGGCGCACCCCGGATCGTGCCCGTCTCGGAAGTCTTCGAAGGCCTGTCGGCTGTTTTCCGGCATGCTTCCCTGCATGATCCGCTCACGGGCCTGCCGAACAGGCGCATGCTCGAGCTCGAAGTGCCGGCCCTGACCCGGGACACGCCCAGGTCCCGGGTAGGGATCCTCTTCATCGATCTGGACGATTTCAAGGGCGTCAACGACACCTACGGGCACCGGGCCGGGGACATCGTCCTCGCCGAATTCGCCGCCCGCCTCTCCGGATGCGTCCGGGACGGAGACACCGTGGTCCGGCTTGGCGGCGATGAGTTCGCCGTGCTGTTGGTCGGTGTGGATGAAGACGAGGCCGGAGCCGTCGCCGACCGCGTGCTCGAATGCATGGACGAGCACTTCGTCGTGGACGGCCAGCACCTGGACGTCACCGCCACGCTCGGCCTGGCCATGGGCAGTGATGTCCCCGACGATGATGCCTTGAGCCGGCTCGAGGCAGTCCTGCGGCACGCCGACGATGCGATGCTCAACGCCAAACAGGCCGGCAAACGCCGCGTCGGACGGATCTGCCCCACGGTCGATGCGGCCGGGATAACCCGCGAAGCGCTCATCCGCAGACGGCTTCCCGATGCTCTTCGGGACGGCACGCTGAGCCTGCAGTACCAGCCCCTCAGGGACCTGGCCACGGGCGAGGACCATGGCGTCGAGGCCCTGGTGCGCTGGACGGACCCTGAACTGGGCCAGGTCCCGCCGACCGAGTTCATTCCCGTCGCCGAACATACCGGGGAGATCCTCAGGATCGGTGCCTGGGTCATCGACCGGGCCTGCGCGCAGGCAAGGCTGTGGTCCGATGCCGGAACTCCGCTGAGGATCGCGGTGAATGTTTCACCCCTGCAATTGGCATCGGGCACGCTGGTCGGCGACGTCCTGGACGCACTGGCCAAGCACGGTGTCCCGGCCGACCTCCTGGAAATCGAAATCACCGAAGGGACCGCCATAGAAGATATGCCCGGGGCCGCGGCGCAACTGCAGCAACTGATCGACGCCGGTGTCGGGGTAGCCCTGGATGATTACGGGACCGCGTACTCCACCCTCGCGCTGCTCCGGGCCCTTCCCCTGACGACCGTCAAGATCGCCAAGTCCTTCATCGACGAGATCGACACGGACGCACGGGCAGCGGCCATCGTCAACGGACTCATCCATGTCCTGCAAGCCGCAGGAGTCAAAACAACAGCCGAGGGCGTGGAGCGGACCGCGCAACTCACCGCACTTCGCGGAATGGCCTGCGACACCGCCCAGGGCTACCTGATCTCACGCCCGGTAGCACCGGCCGACGTCCCCGCAGCCAGTTGCCGTCGATGAACTTCAGCCTGACCTGCATCGCGGGCGCGTGCGCTGCCGCGTCACGGACCAGCCCCCAAAGTCTCTGACGCCCGCTGCCGAGTCTCACAAACCGTAGGTGGTGGCTCATTGCGTTCCACCTGGCTG
Proteins encoded:
- a CDS encoding barstar family protein, whose amino-acid sequence is MNAFDSEADLEHDLDFRLLINTAVSLFYRRHVFDETTTWLAEQGYQVTILDASSWSSEAEMHGAISETLDFPSYYGHNLDALNDCLRDVISHDFVLAFLGYDAFALACPRAAQTLLDIIAQRSREAALFGHRMVCLAQSNDPRISFDPVGATPVLWNDEEWLDSKRLAPRVDTGD
- a CDS encoding putative bifunctional diguanylate cyclase/phosphodiesterase translates to MRDTESTATPYSQQNVLVLGQLGFEAIVLPGSTQALDVDELFRADSSLRGVVIDGPAGPALLSRDQLEYKMSGRLGFGRALHARATAADMLGASHFSVPDALGMSEAVAVILERPEATRYQDLLVVGEGAPRIVPVSEVFEGLSAVFRHASLHDPLTGLPNRRMLELEVPALTRDTPRSRVGILFIDLDDFKGVNDTYGHRAGDIVLAEFAARLSGCVRDGDTVVRLGGDEFAVLLVGVDEDEAGAVADRVLECMDEHFVVDGQHLDVTATLGLAMGSDVPDDDALSRLEAVLRHADDAMLNAKQAGKRRVGRICPTVDAAGITREALIRRRLPDALRDGTLSLQYQPLRDLATGEDHGVEALVRWTDPELGQVPPTEFIPVAEHTGEILRIGAWVIDRACAQARLWSDAGTPLRIAVNVSPLQLASGTLVGDVLDALAKHGVPADLLEIEITEGTAIEDMPGAAAQLQQLIDAGVGVALDDYGTAYSTLALLRALPLTTVKIAKSFIDEIDTDARAAAIVNGLIHVLQAAGVKTTAEGVERTAQLTALRGMACDTAQGYLISRPVAPADVPAASCRR
- a CDS encoding transcriptional regulator, which produces MTTLKPRTAGHHSEPRVLIQDVISYEAPERLEDLRGPAEGILTLPQHVYWGPKAECDLSEPEGVIKAFQAILREGARADQVELMNAGLLVRVWNELMLPVRCRELWESKFPQLAQHS
- a CDS encoding thioredoxin family protein produces the protein MEIELLHISDCPNTDEAARHLGAALTALGHGGAAIHRRLMESSEDTIGTAFAGSPTITIDGTDIFPDGAAANDLTCRLYRTPRGLVGVPTVDQIKEALRSHGL
- a CDS encoding GlxA family transcriptional regulator, producing the protein MVRVVVIAPAETASITMTGLFDVIGKADRAFGALEGRPGRDTVFDVKLASLDGRPVHYQDRVTVNVDLAAEEVNAPDLVIVPGLDDDLGPSFALNAAWAPWLARWHAAGSVVASSCSGAFLIAEAGLLSGRTATTHWLYADEFRRRFPAARLAVQRLIIDHGDVITSGGATTFLDLALYLVERFAGRERANAAARVLLIDGARTSQLPYVTNGAGYRDHDDDLVRKAQNLIDAKLSGSIRVEDLAGNVGLSSRTLARRFHDAVGQAPQAYIQYCRVDTARRLLETGDSPIENIRRQVGYSDPTAFRRAFKEQTGLAPSEYRDRYGWTADAGTDHLT